The following proteins come from a genomic window of Verrucomicrobiota bacterium JB022:
- a CDS encoding amidohydrolase family protein: MAGYIDWHTHRYPTEVAQAPAQWAAEQGEHYWGLLVTRGPQGWADHETMVAAMDAGGVEKSVLQGWYWIHQRTCHWQNELFLEWARQDPEHFVPFATVQPAAGELAYEQLVWALDQGCKGIGEMMPTVQGFNVRTDATWLKICALAQERHVPITLHVTEPVGHDYPGRIETPLADYFWLAEQFPELPLVFAHWGGGLPFYFLNRHVRKVLHNVYFDTAASPLLYDRRVWQTVLGLVGPERILFGTDYPLRVYPRTEKEPSFAHLVQEAEAEITDLEARSLVMQGNARRLLGL, from the coding sequence ATGGCTGGATACATCGACTGGCATACTCACCGCTACCCGACGGAGGTCGCGCAGGCCCCGGCTCAATGGGCGGCCGAGCAGGGGGAGCACTATTGGGGCCTGCTCGTGACGCGCGGGCCGCAGGGCTGGGCCGACCACGAAACCATGGTCGCCGCGATGGATGCCGGGGGCGTCGAGAAGAGCGTGCTGCAAGGCTGGTACTGGATCCACCAGCGCACCTGCCACTGGCAAAACGAGCTGTTTCTGGAGTGGGCACGGCAGGACCCCGAGCATTTCGTCCCCTTTGCCACCGTTCAACCTGCCGCCGGCGAACTGGCCTACGAGCAACTCGTCTGGGCGCTCGACCAAGGCTGCAAGGGCATCGGTGAGATGATGCCCACCGTGCAGGGCTTCAACGTGCGAACCGATGCCACCTGGCTGAAAATCTGCGCCCTCGCGCAAGAGCGGCACGTCCCGATCACCCTGCACGTGACCGAGCCGGTAGGGCACGACTACCCGGGCCGCATCGAGACCCCGCTGGCCGACTACTTCTGGCTGGCCGAGCAGTTTCCGGAGCTGCCGCTGGTCTTCGCCCACTGGGGTGGGGGGCTGCCCTTTTACTTCCTCAACCGCCATGTGCGCAAGGTGCTCCACAATGTTTACTTCGACACCGCCGCCAGTCCGCTGCTCTACGACCGCCGCGTCTGGCAGACCGTGCTCGGCCTCGTCGGCCCCGAGCGGATCCTTTTCGGCACCGATTACCCCCTGCGCGTCTACCCCCGCACGGAGAAGGAGCCTTCCTTTGCCCACCTCGTGCAGGAGGCCGAAGCCGAGATCACCGATCTCGAAGCGCGTTCGCTGGTGATGCAAGGCAACGCCCGTCGCCTGCTGGGGCTCTAA
- a CDS encoding DUF429 domain-containing protein: MSAEPNQVVGVDGCRSGWIAVAGGAEPTTMRVFGSVQELWEAYSDASTIAIDMPIGMASGRQRRACDRAAHVALRLRRGAPSRVFPVPVREVLALTVDAPYAEVLKLHRQVGGRGLSQQAYHILPKIRELDALLQAVPDARERIVEAHPEIAAARLNGGVPLPPKKESAGFERRLQVLEAVIPRARELYATWRPLIRGAAQPDDLIDALLCWRVARRPRQERGTLPWGPTPHDATGLPMRIVF, from the coding sequence ATGAGTGCCGAGCCAAATCAGGTGGTGGGAGTCGACGGGTGCCGCAGCGGCTGGATCGCGGTGGCAGGTGGCGCGGAGCCGACGACGATGCGGGTCTTCGGCTCCGTGCAGGAGCTATGGGAGGCTTACAGCGACGCCTCTACCATCGCGATCGACATGCCCATCGGCATGGCCAGCGGGCGCCAGCGGAGGGCCTGCGACCGCGCGGCCCATGTAGCCTTGCGCTTGCGACGGGGCGCGCCGAGTCGCGTCTTCCCGGTGCCGGTGCGCGAGGTGCTGGCGCTGACGGTGGATGCGCCGTACGCAGAGGTGTTGAAGCTGCACCGGCAGGTGGGTGGGCGCGGGCTCAGCCAGCAGGCTTATCACATCTTGCCGAAAATTCGCGAACTCGATGCCCTGCTCCAGGCTGTCCCAGACGCCCGGGAGCGAATTGTCGAAGCGCATCCGGAGATCGCGGCCGCAAGGCTGAACGGCGGGGTGCCGCTGCCGCCGAAGAAGGAGAGCGCCGGTTTTGAGCGGCGGCTACAGGTGCTGGAGGCGGTCATCCCGCGCGCAAGGGAGCTCTATGCGACCTGGCGACCTTTGATCCGGGGCGCAGCTCAGCCGGACGACTTGATCGACGCCTTGCTCTGCTGGCGGGTGGCCCGACGCCCGAGGCAAGAGCGGGGCACGTTGCCGTGGGGCCCCACGCCGCACGACGCCACCGGGCTGCCGATGCGGATCGTGTTTTAG
- the carA gene encoding glutamine-hydrolyzing carbamoyl-phosphate synthase small subunit, protein MTDAFKMGVLALEDGSVFRGRAFGATTTAVGEAVFNTAMTGYQETITDPSYYGQIVTMTAPQIGNYGISLDDNESDRPQVFGFVVRELSRVSSSWRASETLDGWLQAHGVPGVSGVDTRAITKRLRVHGALKACISTEGISDEEAVKRAREWTGLVGADYVREVTTKEAFDWNSRQVDATPFTVPGTQLIAPSMEGRKRYKVVAFDLGAKYNIFRKLAYHGFDVTVVPATMSAEQVKDLQPDGVFLSNGPGDPAPLTYVHQTVAKLIQEYPTFGICMGNQILTHALGGKTYKLKFGHRGANQPVKNLETGKVSITSQNHGFAASPQEVEQRGGIVTEINLNDGTVEGLRHKDLPCFSVQYHPEASPGPHDSDPLFDEFHQLVAKVKGDK, encoded by the coding sequence ATGACGGATGCTTTCAAGATGGGCGTTCTCGCGCTGGAGGACGGAAGTGTGTTCCGCGGTCGGGCCTTCGGGGCTACCACCACCGCGGTGGGCGAAGCGGTTTTTAATACTGCGATGACGGGTTACCAGGAGACCATTACGGACCCCTCCTACTACGGGCAGATCGTCACCATGACGGCCCCGCAGATCGGTAACTACGGCATCAGCCTCGACGACAACGAGAGCGATCGGCCGCAAGTCTTTGGCTTCGTCGTCCGCGAGCTCAGCCGCGTTTCGAGCAGTTGGCGCGCGTCGGAGACGCTCGACGGCTGGTTGCAAGCCCACGGCGTGCCCGGCGTCAGCGGCGTCGACACTCGCGCGATCACCAAGCGCCTGCGCGTGCACGGCGCCCTCAAGGCCTGCATCAGCACAGAGGGCATCTCCGATGAGGAGGCCGTCAAGCGCGCGCGCGAGTGGACCGGCCTCGTCGGGGCCGACTATGTGCGCGAAGTGACCACCAAGGAGGCGTTCGACTGGAACAGCCGCCAGGTGGATGCCACGCCGTTTACGGTGCCCGGCACCCAGCTGATCGCCCCGAGCATGGAAGGCCGCAAGCGTTACAAGGTCGTCGCCTTCGACCTCGGCGCGAAGTACAATATTTTCCGCAAGCTGGCCTACCATGGCTTCGACGTGACGGTGGTCCCGGCCACGATGAGCGCCGAACAGGTGAAGGACCTCCAGCCCGACGGCGTCTTCCTCAGCAACGGCCCGGGCGACCCCGCGCCGCTGACCTACGTGCACCAGACCGTGGCCAAGCTGATCCAGGAATACCCGACCTTCGGCATCTGCATGGGCAACCAGATCCTGACCCACGCCCTCGGCGGCAAGACCTACAAGCTGAAGTTTGGCCACCGCGGCGCCAACCAGCCGGTCAAGAACCTCGAAACGGGCAAGGTCTCGATCACCTCGCAAAACCACGGCTTTGCGGCCAGCCCACAGGAAGTGGAGCAGCGCGGCGGCATCGTGACGGAGATCAACCTGAACGACGGGACCGTCGAAGGCCTCCGCCACAAGGACCTGCCCTGCTTCTCGGTGCAGTATCACCCGGAAGCCTCCCCGGGCCCGCACGACAGCGACCCGCTCTTCGACGAGTTCCACCAACTGGTGGCCAAGGTCAAGGGCGACAAGTAA
- a CDS encoding cation-translocating P-type ATPase, which yields MSGRSASASSLRPTVIGCACASPTAAGLLDPVSDRDQSGEWFKLAIALVFVGQGMTFGLGYNNARLAGEAPAFGSPMYWCIHGGLLFSALIPLALLGRPLLRATWVALTRGQVTIESLFTLSMMGALGGSLVSTFTGQTSVYYEIVAVVLSIYTIGRLVGARQRRKIEQELAALRDAFSTTWVATDGGGRREVAVGLVDPETDRVVVHPGEPIAVDGEVVGGRGYVQETSLTGEPDAVVRQKGDTVLAGTYSVDGHFIIRPRATRSRQLDEILTLVEQAGERPSRLQAQADRLMRYFVPIVVCVSLLTFVGWTLAGAVWWQGLFNAMAVLLVACPCALGLATPLAVWRALYGLSQLGLVARSATVIDGLALSEGVVWDKTGTLSEGVLQVTNWQFAPAAEAERAWITTAVASVEALWPHPVARALATASEQRLSVEDTQLLPGLGVQASVEGRTVSIGSFELLAQRPAWATASEHREIWVLVDGQSVAQIHLVEGLRADAAEAMTAMQALGLSGRVLTGDPQPRWQEIGGAPVEAGLDPLEKERRVRALVGEGAWLYVGDGINDAAAMTAGVTAIAMGSGSALTRSTAEAVLLGDSLAALPQAVQLSRHVRKVVHWNLRFAASYNIVGMGLAAMGWLHPVAAALLMVVSSFLVSARALAAANPYLPAAASRVKTK from the coding sequence ATGTCCGGACGATCCGCCTCGGCCTCATCCCTGCGTCCCACCGTGATTGGCTGCGCCTGCGCCAGCCCGACGGCTGCCGGCCTGCTCGACCCGGTCAGCGACCGCGACCAGTCGGGCGAATGGTTCAAGCTGGCCATCGCCCTCGTCTTCGTGGGGCAGGGGATGACCTTCGGCCTCGGTTATAATAATGCTCGGCTGGCTGGGGAGGCCCCCGCCTTCGGCAGCCCGATGTATTGGTGTATTCACGGGGGGCTGCTCTTTTCGGCGCTCATCCCGCTGGCCCTGCTCGGGCGTCCGCTGCTTCGTGCCACCTGGGTGGCTCTCACGCGCGGGCAAGTCACCATCGAGTCGCTCTTTACGCTGAGCATGATGGGCGCGCTGGGCGGCTCTCTCGTCTCGACCTTCACCGGGCAGACGAGTGTCTATTACGAGATCGTGGCCGTAGTACTCTCTATATACACCATCGGGCGCCTCGTGGGGGCGCGGCAGCGGCGCAAGATCGAGCAAGAGCTCGCCGCCCTGCGCGATGCCTTTTCGACCACGTGGGTGGCTACCGATGGGGGAGGGCGCCGCGAAGTGGCCGTCGGCCTGGTCGACCCGGAGACCGACCGCGTGGTGGTGCACCCGGGCGAACCCATCGCGGTAGATGGCGAGGTCGTGGGCGGGCGGGGCTACGTGCAAGAGACCAGCCTCACCGGCGAGCCCGATGCGGTCGTGCGCCAAAAAGGCGATACGGTGCTGGCAGGTACCTATTCCGTCGACGGCCATTTCATTATTCGCCCCCGTGCTACGCGGTCTCGTCAGCTCGACGAAATCCTCACATTGGTCGAGCAAGCGGGTGAGCGCCCCTCGCGGCTGCAGGCCCAGGCCGACCGCCTGATGCGCTATTTTGTGCCCATCGTAGTGTGCGTCTCGCTACTGACTTTTGTGGGCTGGACCCTCGCCGGGGCCGTCTGGTGGCAAGGGCTCTTCAACGCCATGGCGGTGCTGCTGGTTGCCTGCCCCTGTGCCCTGGGCCTCGCAACGCCTCTGGCAGTGTGGCGTGCGCTGTATGGTCTGAGCCAGCTCGGGCTCGTCGCGCGCTCTGCCACGGTGATCGACGGTCTGGCGCTCTCCGAGGGCGTCGTCTGGGACAAGACGGGCACCCTGAGCGAAGGCGTCTTGCAGGTGACGAACTGGCAGTTCGCCCCCGCCGCCGAAGCCGAACGAGCTTGGATCACCACTGCCGTGGCCTCGGTCGAAGCCCTCTGGCCGCACCCGGTCGCGCGAGCCCTTGCCACCGCCTCCGAGCAGCGCCTGTCGGTGGAGGACACGCAGCTCCTGCCCGGGCTCGGCGTGCAGGCAAGCGTGGAAGGCCGCACGGTGTCGATCGGCAGCTTCGAACTGCTCGCGCAACGCCCAGCCTGGGCCACGGCGAGCGAGCACCGCGAGATCTGGGTGCTGGTCGATGGCCAGTCGGTGGCACAGATCCATCTGGTGGAAGGTCTTCGGGCCGATGCGGCCGAAGCCATGACCGCGATGCAAGCCCTCGGGCTCTCCGGGCGGGTGCTGACGGGTGACCCGCAGCCGCGCTGGCAGGAGATCGGCGGGGCCCCGGTCGAAGCAGGGCTCGACCCGCTGGAGAAAGAGCGCCGGGTGCGCGCGCTGGTGGGGGAGGGGGCCTGGCTCTACGTGGGCGACGGCATCAACGACGCGGCCGCGATGACGGCAGGCGTCACGGCCATCGCGATGGGGAGCGGCTCAGCTCTTACGCGCTCCACCGCCGAGGCCGTCTTGCTGGGCGACTCGCTGGCCGCGCTCCCTCAGGCGGTGCAGCTCTCGCGCCACGTGCGCAAGGTCGTCCATTGGAATCTCCGCTTTGCCGCCAGCTATAATATAGTCGGTATGGGCTTGGCCGCGATGGGGTGGCTGCACCCAGTGGCGGCGGCCCTGCTGATGGTCGTTTCCAGTTTCCTCGTCTCAGCCCGTGCGCTGGCGGCAGCCAATCCCTACCTGCCTGCAGCCGCCTCTCGGGTAAAGACGAAGTAA
- a CDS encoding cytochrome c3 family protein: protein MPNIFSRSANSVPLQVIMVLVVLACTVAAAVWYYYPPQYTRVGYMPHQPVYYSHKIHVDQLGLDCRYCHSYVDQSGHANVPDSQTCMNCHSQVRRDSPALAPIRESFESGEPVEWVRIHEMPDYVYFNHSVHVNRGVSCVECHGQINEMTEVWHDKPLSMGFCLDCHRNADQHVRPLDKVYDLTWQPENREAFLEQAHERVVDWNINPPQSCSGCHR from the coding sequence ATGCCCAACATCTTTTCGCGCTCCGCTAACAGTGTGCCGCTCCAGGTCATTATGGTCCTGGTTGTACTGGCCTGCACGGTAGCTGCAGCGGTTTGGTATTACTACCCGCCGCAATACACCCGTGTCGGCTACATGCCGCACCAGCCGGTCTATTACAGCCACAAGATCCACGTCGATCAGCTTGGCCTGGATTGCCGCTACTGCCACTCTTATGTCGACCAGTCGGGCCATGCCAATGTGCCGGATTCGCAGACGTGCATGAACTGCCACTCGCAGGTGCGTCGCGACAGTCCCGCCCTGGCCCCGATCCGCGAAAGCTTCGAGAGCGGCGAGCCGGTCGAGTGGGTCCGCATCCACGAGATGCCCGACTACGTTTACTTTAACCACTCCGTGCACGTAAACCGTGGCGTGAGCTGCGTGGAATGCCACGGCCAGATCAACGAGATGACGGAAGTCTGGCACGACAAGCCCCTCTCGATGGGCTTCTGCCTCGATTGCCACCGCAATGCCGACCAACACGTCCGCCCGCTCGACAAGGTTTACGACCTGACCTGGCAACCGGAAAACCGTGAAGCGTTCCTGGAACAGGCGCACGAACGGGTCGTCGACTGGAACATTAATCCTCCCCAAAGCTGCTCGGGTTGTCACCGATGA